TTCGTGACGCCGAGGCTATCCGATACTTTGTCATCGAACTTTGTGACCTGATCAAGATGAAGCGCTTTGGCGAAACCCAGATTGTCCATTTCGGTGAAGATGAAAGAGTGGCTGGTTTTTCAATGGTACAGCTCATCGAGACGTCGCTTATTTCAGGTCATTTTGCAAATCATACAAACGCAGTCTATCTTGACGTTTTCAGCTGCAAACCCTATTTACCAGAGACTGTTCAGAACTTTGCTCAAAGTTATTTTGGGGGAAGCCACAGT
The nucleotide sequence above comes from Desulfobulbaceae bacterium. Encoded proteins:
- a CDS encoding S-adenosylmethionine decarboxylase — protein: MTTMTTQTIRTPEPLPTRSGQEGLFAMNEAIAKDAWGIASSVDIYNCTPHTIRDAEAIRYFVIELCDLIKMKRFGETQIVHFGEDERVAGFSMVQLIETSLISGHFANHTNAVYLDVFSCKPYLPETVQNFAQSYFGGSHS